From the Takifugu flavidus isolate HTHZ2018 unplaced genomic scaffold, ASM371156v2 ctg388, whole genome shotgun sequence genome, the window tgtggaagaggtggaacacgcctagatgggaaggtccttatcaagtacagctgaccacaaagactgcagttcgagtggacgggaactgtcgtggatacacctttcacattgtaaaaaaacagaaaattcttccaggtgaaggcgagggagcagtggcggactctccgtaaacggctgacggcctgtataggtccagcaacggctgaaccccgtcggaacctgagaaggagagctaaaaggaaatgaagttgttcttcctaattgtggtgagtgctgtgacggcgggactcgtgagttttggtctttggaatttccgacaggagggaggtaatcagggacagaaagatgctctgagacaggatgagagctacgcgcgcgctaaacgcaccatagttagccacttagaacattcgtggttagaacaaaatccagagtcctcacacacttacagtttgaatacatggtggcgctatgctactTTCACAGCttggacacagaatcattcaacacagaggtgtccagaaggttataactgtacatgtaactatcctgctttcgcgccaggagacaaaggcacgcaattagtgaataagggatggtggttatgtggacacaatgcgtatgcagacctaccagcaaactggtcaggagtgtggtgctccagtacatctcaaggatcacacagtcataatttatgctgctaatgctagatctgcaccacagttgcgttccaggagagatttgaatgacgagttcaaaccacatgactcagtgtggggcacagatgtaccacgagagtttaagcattggccaaccggaaataaagtgatcatgacactctttccgtggctaggaataggaaagaacatattgagattggaaacagttgattacagttgaaagtatttactaatttgacaaaagttgctctcacaggagtcaaggaagaaatgacagcgctaagactgatgaccatgcagaataggatggccttagatctcataacggccccccagggaggagtttgtgcaatggtaggagattactgttgtacgttcatcccagagaatgatgcggacggtcacctgatagatagcgcattgaaaaatttaactaaactacagagagctatgattgatgatggtagtcccccaccagactggcttacagggatgttgtcaaggtggagggaactgttgttcaagataggaatgatgatagggatagtgctgctagtattagccatactagcttgctgtgtagtacctcttgttcggggttgcattggccggctcgtgggatcagctgttactagtactttgctgcaggtggaagaacgatctctactggacaacgatgaagaggaaccagaagaagaatggacaaatgtgatgcaagatgtaaatgaaatgtttaagatgtcttaagctgtacccatgttgaactctgagtgtaagaatgtgtttctaggaaaatgacgtaatgcatttaaatttcatgaaatgaaatgatgtaatactgacaatgagaatctagacgcatttaacgataaacaggagggaaatgtgagaagaattattgttgttgttatcgtttcaatgctatagtgagtatagtaagtagatttagaatgtttaaggaatgtttaagaaaaggaatgtatgagtgtttgaaccaagtgttgatgctgttaggtacccagcactgagaggtaccatgttcaaggacacggagaagtcggagaaggaatcatgaggtcaggttgacataaatcttgtgtgcaccaaataaaagaggagagcgagcagcagacgggcggagttgagagaggaagcttgaactgctcgtcggctctcccttgcaaggccacctgttgtctgtgtggttgatctgagtctagtaaacgaacagcgcgggtgaccaaacatcaccctcacaccacTCTCCTTCTCTAAGCCGTGGACCAGTGTGGACTGTACTCTAAGACCAAGGCTTGCAATGCATCCCAGCCAGGGGAGATGACGTGCTGGACAACATGCCGgtcagtgttttctcatttcatgATATTATGGCAAGTAAACCGTACATGTATTGTCAGTCTTGTTTCTCCCACATCTTTTTTATCAAAGTGTATGCAACACATTAACTATacacaggttttttttgggggggggggggaagtttCCTTGTGTTGCAGTTCTGAATACTTTTTGCTTTTGGGAATCAAATACCTATTCTTGTTGTTTAAAATAATGGTTCTGTGGGCCGTGTTTCCAATCAATCTGTGAAATGACCTTTGATCTGACCAGGTAATCTTTGAgacttttattatttctgaaTGCAGAGATTATTCTCTCTGAGGATGAGTTGTGTTTGTAGTGAGTATTGATATGGAATAAgtacatttcccagcaggtttatgacatgtttgtgtgttaagTTCAGTTTGCAGAGGAACATATTAAAAGACACAGACAGTTTTGTTTGACACAGAAGCATTGTGGTAAATTTCATCAGCGCCACCTTTCGGTCTGGTTATGGtactgcaccaacaccagccgCCAGTTCTTCGCACGGAGCCTAAAAAGGTGTCCATTTTCTCCCCGTGGCGCCGCCAACGCTGAGCTTAATACAGGTCTACACGGGTATGATGGCCCGAACATAGCAGCATTATCAAAGGGCAGAGTCTCTATTGCTTTGGcaaagatcaaagatcaaagtaaATCAAAGGCAATTTATTTAATGAGGGTCAGAGCCTTAGCCTAAATAAAGTAGCAAAGCTCCAGATTTTTAGTTAAACCAAACCAACTaagagacaaacaaaagaaacaagctcCAACATGGTTCAAGTCAACGTTGAAGTAGAAGGGATGAACGGCGCCTTCTACGAGGTGAGGCGCTGCTCAATTTAGAGATGATCTCAGCAAAAGCACCTGTATACTTAATATTCACTAGCTCACAGCTGggatttcacacatttgttaGTTCAATACTCAGTTGTTAAGAATTGTAAACTTATTTAACCACcatgtgtttgaatgttgtcaATACTGTGACTGGTTCTTTCTCTTTAGGCCCAAATCAAGTCCATTGCTGGAAAGCTTCTGACAGTAGTTTATGAAAACAGGTAAGTGTAAtgctttttctttaaacatcTCAAACGTCTGGAGTGTATTGATGTATTATTTGTTTTGATTATTAACATATATTATCTATAGTCCACAGGAGGaagttgttgtgtgttgtgactCTGTGCGGCGGCTGCCTCCTCCAAATTTCTCCTGTAACGTGGCTGTTGGagatgaggtggaggtgagaactACCAGTATAACTGATGATTCAATTAACTCAGGTCTGGTAGTTGTAGTTTACCAGTTATTATGTCCATTGTCTCACAGGTTTTCTCCAGGCTTGGTGATCAGGAACCATTTGGCTGGTGGCTGGCACAGATCAAAATGATTATAGGAGAGGTAAttcagatgttgctgcagaatCAGAAGCCCTTACTCAGAAGCTGGAgtggattatttaaaaaaaaaatttaaaaaaagcacaaaaaataaTTCAGCTTCACTactaattattcattttcagagGGATGGTAATAAAAAAGCTTCCTTTCTTACACTTTTCCCAGTGGTATCTGATTGAATACATGGATGGATTCCAGGAGTTTGTCAAATCAGGGTCCATCAGGAATAAGAATACGGACACTTTCTGCACCGTAGAAATGCTCATGCAGCTCTTCTGCTTAGAAGAGCCAAGAGTCAGACTGCAGGTGAGCGCTCAGAGCGTACGCTCCACATACTGTCGGTGACACGAAGAAGTGCACAAGCAGATGTGAAAAGGCtggctttgacagctgtcaaacacatgtgatccatgtcttcctctgcctggccaTGTAGGAGGAGCAGTGGCACGCACAAGCAGAGACCAAGGATCAGGGCTGTCAGACCCAAGCCGACGACGGCGGTCAGCCAACTGAATATGCTGGTTCTAGCGAGCAAAGGGCCCACACAACAGGAAACGGCAGCTTGCGAGACCAGAAGTGTCTGAGCAGTGAGGCCCACAGCGGCCAGCCAGCAGACTCTGGTGAGAAGAAATGAACCCATAATTCACATGTGAAAGCAATAGATTAGATGGTGATGATCATGAGGATGGTGTTTCTGAACAGGGGAACACACTGAAGAATTGTGGCAAACCGACGAAGACCAGCCGGTCTGGACTCTGAAATGTAAGTATCTGGCTTTGTTGTGAAATGAATGCGAGTCCCAGGAAGGGAGAAACTTCTaaacactaacagacttttaTAATTGTGTTCTAGTGGAGCCAAAGCCTCCAAAGGTCAAAAAACCCGCCCGTCGTCGCAACTGCCAGCGTCGACTGCGTGAATACACCATGGATGACGAGTACGACGACGAAGAAATAAGGATCACCCCACAGGGACTCTGCCTGTTCCGATTGTTTGGCAGCCGATGGGTGGCAATGGCCtaatcagtttttcttttttgaattgcttcattttaaatgatccatttttttcccctgaaatTCATGAATATTGCTTGTATTTGTGACTAAAATCTGAAATTGCTCCTGTGTTTAGTGATGATTTGAGTCACATGGTgaaattcaaatgcaataaaagcccAACCTTAATTCATTTAACCCCAATCCTCAGATCCCGAACATTATATTCTTATTATATGAAAGATAAAGCGCAGCTAACTATTAACGGTGAAAATATCGGCAGAGATTTGAAAGGTAATGTCGTATAAAGTAGGTCAATTCTTTTTACACAAGGATCGGAGCAGATTTGTGGATACTGGCTGCAGTACGTACTTCCTTTGGCTACGGAGTGGCGTCGTTTCGCTAACACCATTTATATCTTCTTGACAGCTATATTGAAGGCGCACAT encodes:
- the LOC130520460 gene encoding uncharacterized protein LOC130520460 isoform X2, giving the protein MPAQIKSIAGKLLTVVYENSPQEEVVVCCDSVRRLPPPNFSCNVAVGDEVEVFSRLGDQEPFGWWLAQIKMIIGEWYLIEYMDGFQEFVKSGSIRNKNTDTFCTVEMLMQLFCLEEPRVRLQEEQWHAQAETKDQGCQTQADDGGQPTEYAGSSEQRAHTTGNGSLRDQKCLSSEAHSGQPADSGEHTEELWQTDEDQPVWTLKLEPKPPKVKKPARRRNCQRRLREYTMDDEYDDEEIRITPQGLCLFRLFGSRWVAMA
- the LOC130520460 gene encoding uncharacterized protein LOC130520460 isoform X1: MVQVNVEVEGMNGAFYEAQIKSIAGKLLTVVYENSPQEEVVVCCDSVRRLPPPNFSCNVAVGDEVEVFSRLGDQEPFGWWLAQIKMIIGEWYLIEYMDGFQEFVKSGSIRNKNTDTFCTVEMLMQLFCLEEPRVRLQEEQWHAQAETKDQGCQTQADDGGQPTEYAGSSEQRAHTTGNGSLRDQKCLSSEAHSGQPADSGEHTEELWQTDEDQPVWTLKLEPKPPKVKKPARRRNCQRRLREYTMDDEYDDEEIRITPQGLCLFRLFGSRWVAMA